In Anseongella ginsenosidimutans, one genomic interval encodes:
- a CDS encoding Sb-PDE family phosphodiesterase, translating into MKKLKLLALCIAFSALVKGPLLAQTEKLHIPDIPGYLTLKGDFHMHTVFSDGHVWPTFRVHEALRDGLDVIAITEHIDYEGFPEEIEKNYNKSFELAKEAAGNKELLIIPGVEISPRVPPYHNNALFVTDANALPSDYMKSGKKEFVMKENMTREQLMAPFSEAKKQDAFVFYNHPGWGWWDGKDTTLFTSFHQELLDEGILKGVEVANSGKYNVIAHRLAMKYNLTIMGNSDVHYDVYPRYRDSHRPMTLVFAKEKTAEAVKEALLARRTAVFFDDYLVARQPEAEALFKASVHVRTEQKQRKKERTLIVHLYNESDIPFEIAAKSDYDIEGLPLGRVTLTPRDTTTITLRAVWDYPDETVLGIEVSNILVSPEETFKTSFILRNEEK; encoded by the coding sequence ATGAAGAAATTAAAGCTGCTTGCCTTGTGCATCGCGTTTTCCGCGCTGGTGAAGGGGCCCCTGCTTGCCCAAACGGAAAAATTACATATACCCGACATTCCGGGTTACCTCACTTTGAAAGGCGACTTCCATATGCATACCGTCTTTTCGGACGGACACGTCTGGCCTACTTTCAGGGTGCATGAAGCCCTGCGGGACGGACTGGATGTCATTGCCATTACTGAACACATCGACTACGAAGGTTTTCCGGAGGAAATTGAAAAAAATTATAATAAATCCTTCGAGTTGGCAAAAGAGGCGGCCGGGAATAAAGAGCTGCTGATCATTCCTGGTGTGGAAATTTCTCCGCGGGTTCCGCCGTACCATAATAACGCCCTCTTCGTCACGGACGCCAACGCCTTGCCAAGCGATTACATGAAGAGCGGCAAGAAGGAATTCGTCATGAAGGAAAACATGACCAGGGAGCAGCTGATGGCGCCGTTTTCCGAAGCCAAAAAGCAGGATGCTTTCGTCTTCTATAACCACCCCGGCTGGGGATGGTGGGACGGAAAAGACACCACGCTTTTCACTTCTTTCCACCAGGAACTGCTCGATGAAGGCATTCTCAAAGGAGTGGAAGTTGCTAATTCCGGGAAATACAACGTTATTGCCCACCGCCTGGCAATGAAATATAACCTGACCATAATGGGAAACTCGGATGTTCATTATGATGTGTACCCCCGCTACCGGGACAGCCACCGCCCAATGACGCTCGTTTTTGCAAAGGAAAAAACTGCTGAAGCGGTAAAGGAAGCCCTCCTGGCAAGAAGAACCGCTGTGTTCTTTGACGATTATCTTGTGGCGCGCCAACCAGAAGCCGAAGCGCTGTTCAAGGCGTCCGTTCATGTCCGTACCGAGCAAAAACAACGAAAGAAAGAACGCACGTTAATCGTTCACCTTTATAATGAAAGTGATATTCCCTTCGAAATAGCTGCAAAGAGTGACTATGACATAGAAGGGCTGCCGCTCGGGCGGGTAACCCTGACACCACGCGATACTACCACCATTACCCTAAGAGCAGTTTGGGATTATCCGGACGAAACGGTACTGGGTATCGAGGTAAGCAATATCCTGGTTTCGCCGGAAGAAACATTTAAAACAAGCTTTATCCTCCGGAATGAAGAGAAGTAG
- a CDS encoding gliding motility-associated C-terminal domain-containing protein, translating into MNAPEGAELWLKQGIYAITQTLDLSDYDQAGMSLYGGFNGTETSRSQRDYENNETILDGLGSGRILYIDAEDITANGLIFRNGFIAMLNEGGGAISIHRSGTVLKNCIFRSNISESDRGAGAIYNRSGSGLLIDNCLFENNRTQAYAGDANGGGAIHNWADDVTITNSIFRNNSSHNSGGALYSWYDDLIYIDDCVFEGNQSASSGGAIHMRSQPAISNTEFTGNSSAGDGGAIYSGEELTLDKVIFLNNTAGGDGGAIYTNSGAQTDIVNALFAGNQANGEGGAVFNNGGLKISNATFVSNENSAIAIRPYTADFSNIYNCIFYNNTSPDGTSPDILQPVAGSNAADLDVRRNILQAAIDPAYGSGNLVGIDPLFVDAAGGVYTLQTSSPAIDAGVNALFNDVSATDAAASTDLEGNTRVQGQSIDLGSYELDPSTITKPGCAVITVPADDAGGVALDAGISWNAVADASGYRVFIGTSAGGSDVVNGEQVTGTSFNPPSDFEENTTYYVRVIPFNSAGVATGCTEISFTTETLLRAPGCAVITAPANGAGDVTLGAGISWNAVAGASGYRVFIGTTAGGSEIVSGEEVTGTSFNPPSDFEENTTYYVRVIPYNAAGAATGCTEISFTTETLLRAPDCAVVTAPANGANDVTLRAGISWNAVAGASGYRVFIGTTAGGSEIVSGEEVTGTSFNPPSDFEENTTYYVRVIPYNAAGAATGCTEISFTTETLLRAPDCAVVTAPANGADDVTLEAGISWNAVPGASGYRVFVGTTSGGSDVVSGEEVTATSFNPPGDFEENTTYYVWVIPFNSAGAASGCTEISFTTETLLRAPDCAVVTAPANGANDVTLRAGISWNAVAGASAYRVFIGTTAGGSEIVSGEEVTGTNFNPPGDFEENTTYYVRVIPYNSAGAATGCTEINFTTETLLRVPDCAVVMAPANDANNVSLDANISWHAVAGATGYRVFAGTTPGGMNVANGEEVTDTNYELPTDLEENTTYYVRVIPYNAAGAAVGCTEISFTTTETSKNISRTKYGISPNGDGINDLWIIEGIEYYPENTVSIYNRWGDMVFQIRDYDNQSKIFTGLANRLTRLGAGALPSGTYFFNIKHPDKQGINTVKGFLVLKR; encoded by the coding sequence ATGAATGCGCCTGAAGGCGCCGAGCTTTGGCTGAAACAGGGCATATATGCTATCACCCAAACCCTGGACCTTTCCGATTATGATCAAGCAGGAATGAGCCTGTATGGTGGATTTAACGGAACCGAAACGAGCCGCTCGCAACGTGATTATGAAAATAATGAAACCATCCTGGATGGCCTCGGTTCAGGAAGGATCCTGTATATCGATGCTGAGGACATTACGGCGAACGGACTCATTTTCCGGAATGGCTTCATTGCGATGCTAAATGAAGGCGGAGGCGCTATTAGCATCCACCGTTCAGGAACCGTTTTGAAGAATTGCATTTTCCGCAGTAATATTTCTGAAAGTGACCGCGGAGCCGGAGCTATTTATAACAGATCCGGTTCGGGACTTCTTATCGATAACTGCCTGTTTGAGAACAATAGAACGCAGGCCTACGCAGGTGATGCAAACGGCGGAGGCGCGATCCATAACTGGGCCGACGATGTCACGATCACCAATTCCATATTCAGAAATAATTCATCGCATAATTCCGGAGGGGCCCTTTATTCCTGGTACGACGACCTCATTTATATTGATGATTGCGTTTTTGAAGGAAACCAAAGCGCCTCTTCGGGCGGAGCCATTCATATGCGCTCCCAGCCTGCTATATCGAATACGGAATTTACCGGAAACAGCAGTGCCGGCGACGGAGGGGCCATCTATAGCGGCGAAGAACTAACGCTGGATAAGGTGATCTTCTTAAATAATACCGCCGGGGGTGACGGAGGCGCCATTTACACCAATAGTGGCGCTCAAACCGACATTGTAAACGCGTTATTTGCCGGCAACCAGGCTAACGGCGAGGGCGGAGCAGTTTTTAATAACGGCGGTTTAAAAATTTCCAACGCCACCTTTGTCAGTAATGAAAATTCGGCCATTGCTATCAGGCCATATACGGCTGATTTTTCGAATATATACAACTGCATTTTCTATAACAATACGTCACCGGACGGAACTTCCCCGGATATTTTACAACCGGTTGCCGGCAGCAATGCGGCTGATCTGGACGTAAGAAGAAATATTCTGCAAGCTGCGATAGACCCTGCTTACGGTTCAGGTAACCTGGTTGGTATTGACCCTTTATTTGTTGATGCCGCTGGTGGCGTTTACACGCTTCAAACTTCAAGTCCGGCAATAGATGCCGGTGTAAATGCATTATTCAACGATGTTTCGGCCACGGATGCCGCGGCATCCACGGATTTAGAAGGAAACACCCGTGTTCAAGGTCAATCGATAGATTTAGGCTCTTACGAGCTGGACCCGTCGACAATTACCAAACCTGGCTGCGCCGTTATCACCGTCCCGGCAGATGATGCTGGTGGTGTGGCGCTGGATGCGGGCATTAGCTGGAACGCGGTCGCTGATGCTTCCGGGTACCGCGTGTTTATTGGTACTAGTGCCGGCGGGAGTGACGTAGTGAATGGGGAGCAGGTAACGGGTACGAGTTTTAATCCGCCTTCTGACTTTGAAGAGAATACAACCTATTATGTGCGGGTAATCCCGTTTAATTCCGCGGGCGTAGCTACCGGGTGTACAGAAATCAGTTTCACGACGGAAACCTTGTTGAGGGCGCCTGGCTGTGCCGTTATTACCGCTCCGGCGAACGGGGCAGGCGATGTGACGCTGGGGGCGGGCATTAGCTGGAATGCAGTTGCCGGAGCTTCGGGGTATCGCGTGTTTATTGGCACTACCGCGGGCGGCTCCGAAATAGTATCTGGCGAGGAAGTAACAGGTACCAGTTTTAATCCGCCTTCTGACTTTGAAGAGAATACGACCTATTATGTGCGGGTAATCCCTTACAACGCTGCCGGCGCTGCTACGGGATGTACAGAAATAAGTTTCACGACGGAGACCTTGCTGAGGGCGCCCGACTGTGCAGTTGTCACCGCTCCGGCGAATGGAGCCAATGACGTGACACTGAGGGCGGGCATTAGCTGGAACGCAGTTGCCGGAGCTTCGGGGTATCGCGTGTTTATTGGCACTACCGCGGGCGGCTCCGAAATAGTATCTGGCGAGGAAGTAACAGGTACCAGTTTTAATCCGCCTTCTGACTTTGAAGAGAATACGACCTATTATGTGCGGGTAATCCCTTACAACGCTGCCGGCGCTGCTACGGGATGTACAGAAATAAGTTTCACGACGGAAACCTTGCTGAGGGCGCCTGACTGTGCAGTTGTCACGGCCCCGGCGAATGGAGCTGATGACGTGACACTGGAGGCGGGCATTAGCTGGAACGCAGTACCTGGCGCTTCGGGGTATCGCGTGTTTGTTGGCACCACCTCTGGTGGGAGCGACGTAGTGTCTGGCGAGGAAGTAACCGCTACCAGTTTTAACCCGCCGGGTGATTTTGAAGAGAATACGACCTATTATGTGTGGGTAATCCCGTTTAATTCGGCGGGCGCGGCTTCGGGATGTACAGAAATAAGTTTCACGACGGAGACCTTGCTGAGGGCGCCCGACTGTGCAGTTGTCACGGCTCCGGCGAATGGAGCCAATGACGTGACACTGAGGGCGGGCATTAGCTGGAACGCAGTTGCCGGAGCTTCGGCGTATCGCGTGTTTATTGGCACTACCGCGGGCGGCTCCGAAATAGTATCTGGCGAGGAAGTAACAGGTACTAATTTCAACCCGCCGGGTGATTTTGAAGAGAACACGACTTATTATGTACGGGTAATTCCGTATAATTCGGCGGGCGCGGCAACCGGGTGTACGGAGATAAATTTCACCACAGAAACCTTGCTGAGGGTGCCTGACTGTGCCGTTGTCATGGCCCCGGCGAACGATGCGAATAATGTGTCCCTTGATGCGAACATCAGCTGGCATGCGGTTGCCGGGGCTACGGGGTATCGCGTGTTTGCCGGTACTACCCCGGGCGGGATGAATGTAGCAAATGGCGAAGAGGTTACAGACACGAATTATGAACTGCCGACTGACCTTGAAGAGAATACGACTTACTATGTGCGGGTAATTCCTTACAACGCTGCCGGGGCCGCTGTCGGGTGTACGGAAATCAGTTTTACAACAACCGAAACCAGCAAAAATATAAGCAGAACCAAGTATGGGATTTCTCCCAACGGAGACGGTATCAATGACCTATGGATAATTGAAGGTATTGAGTACTATCCGGAAAATACTGTTTCCATTTACAATAGATGGGGCGATATGGTGTTTCAGATCCGGGACTATGACAACCAATCCAAAATATTTACCGGGCTTGCCAACAGGCTGACGCGCCTGGGCGCCGGCGCACTACCTTCCGGAACTTATTTTTTTAATATTAAGCACCCCGATAAACAAGGAATTAATACCGTCAAAGGATTCCTGGTTTTAAAACGATAA
- a CDS encoding RagB/SusD family nutrient uptake outer membrane protein — protein sequence MTGLLGSCSDFLETEPVDKLVPAAFFEKEQDLELYTNSFYQRMLPGGLEVVQADEMGEYTSKNQSPAYIAGSYTSVNEPAWNWTDLRNINFFLENFDNAAIPQEVRDHYEGIARFFRAYFYFDKVKRYGDVPWYSKTMTPGDPDLYKPRDPREMVMDSVLADLNFVAEHIYDEKDNSSSLVTRQVALAFKSRVCLFEGTFRKYHTQLNLASSAGKFLEEAADAAKKVMESGQYTLYNTGNPAADYRSLFTSENPVNEEVLWAVVYNNALKRWHNITWKFNSATYGARWGLNKQFINTYLMTDGSRFTDRPGYDTIQFVREMKGRDHRLGQTVRSLGYTRSNGTPAPPNFGYTYTGYHIMKHSLDDPKLDGISESYNSIPLIRYAEVLLNYAEAMAELGKFGLPEWNMTIAPLRERAGVNPAAPQAADPYMQEVYFPEIADRFLLEIRRERGIELCYEGLRYDDLLRWKKGELLEMQWRGIYVPSLNYPMDLDGNGTPDVSVVKTVPDNKIPGVSYFVIDENASRLSEGDHGHIIWRDDEERVFDEKKYFHPISNSDIVLNRELEQNPGWE from the coding sequence ATGACCGGGTTACTCGGCTCGTGCAGCGATTTCCTGGAAACCGAACCTGTTGATAAGCTGGTTCCTGCTGCTTTTTTTGAAAAGGAACAGGATCTTGAGCTGTATACCAACTCCTTTTATCAGCGCATGCTGCCCGGTGGCCTGGAAGTGGTACAGGCGGACGAAATGGGCGAATATACATCTAAAAACCAATCACCGGCATACATCGCAGGCTCCTATACTTCTGTGAACGAGCCTGCCTGGAACTGGACCGATCTGCGGAACATTAACTTCTTCCTGGAAAATTTCGACAACGCGGCGATCCCACAGGAAGTAAGAGATCATTACGAAGGCATTGCCAGGTTTTTCCGGGCCTATTTCTATTTCGATAAAGTGAAACGATACGGTGACGTTCCCTGGTATTCAAAAACCATGACCCCCGGTGACCCCGATCTGTACAAGCCCCGGGATCCGCGGGAAATGGTGATGGATTCGGTACTGGCTGACCTTAATTTTGTCGCAGAACATATTTATGACGAAAAGGACAATAGCTCCTCCCTGGTTACCAGGCAGGTCGCGCTTGCCTTTAAGTCGCGGGTATGCCTGTTCGAAGGCACCTTCCGGAAATATCATACGCAGCTGAACCTGGCTTCTTCGGCCGGCAAGTTCCTGGAAGAAGCAGCGGATGCGGCTAAAAAAGTCATGGAATCCGGCCAGTACACCCTTTATAACACGGGGAACCCGGCTGCCGATTACCGCAGCCTGTTTACCAGCGAAAATCCCGTTAACGAAGAAGTGCTTTGGGCAGTTGTTTACAATAACGCCCTGAAGAGATGGCATAATATTACCTGGAAGTTCAACAGCGCTACCTACGGCGCGCGCTGGGGACTGAACAAGCAGTTCATCAATACCTACCTGATGACGGACGGCAGCCGGTTTACGGACCGTCCCGGTTATGATACCATCCAGTTCGTCAGGGAAATGAAGGGCCGGGATCACCGTTTGGGCCAAACCGTTCGCTCGCTGGGTTATACCCGCAGTAACGGAACTCCTGCGCCTCCTAACTTCGGTTATACCTATACCGGGTATCATATCATGAAGCATAGTCTGGACGACCCCAAACTGGACGGGATCTCCGAATCGTATAATTCAATTCCCCTGATCCGCTATGCTGAAGTGTTACTGAACTATGCCGAAGCTATGGCAGAACTGGGCAAATTCGGCTTGCCGGAATGGAATATGACCATCGCCCCCCTTCGGGAAAGGGCGGGAGTGAACCCGGCCGCTCCCCAGGCCGCCGACCCCTATATGCAGGAAGTGTATTTTCCGGAGATAGCGGACAGGTTCCTGCTGGAAATCAGAAGGGAGAGAGGCATTGAACTTTGCTATGAAGGCCTTCGTTACGATGACCTGCTCAGGTGGAAAAAGGGAGAGCTGCTGGAAATGCAATGGCGCGGGATTTATGTTCCGTCACTAAATTACCCGATGGACCTGGACGGGAACGGCACGCCTGATGTTTCCGTAGTAAAGACGGTACCTGACAACAAGATTCCCGGTGTCAGCTATTTTGTGATAGACGAAAATGCCTCCAGGCTCTCAGAAGGCGATCACGGCCACATCATATGGAGGGATGACGAGGAACGGGTCTTTGATGAGAAAAAATACTTCCATCCAATTTCAAACAGCGATATTGTACTGAACCGGGAACTGGAGCAAAATCCAGGCTGGGAATAA
- a CDS encoding GlcG/HbpS family heme-binding protein, translating to MSITLEQAEAAIKAAKQKAEELGTLMNIAVIDAGVNLTAFARMDGAWLGSIDISIKKAKTARFFNMNTGDIGALSQPGGPLYNIEHSNNGLISFPGGVLIKNEKGDIIGAIGVSGSTVENDHAVAVAGAEAL from the coding sequence ATGTCGATTACATTGGAACAGGCCGAAGCCGCCATTAAGGCCGCAAAACAAAAAGCGGAAGAACTCGGTACGCTTATGAATATCGCCGTTATTGATGCAGGGGTTAACCTTACCGCCTTTGCCCGTATGGACGGAGCCTGGCTGGGCTCTATCGATATTTCTATTAAGAAAGCCAAGACCGCCCGTTTTTTCAATATGAACACGGGCGATATCGGCGCGCTTTCCCAACCGGGAGGCCCGCTATATAATATTGAACATTCCAACAACGGACTCATCTCTTTCCCGGGAGGAGTGCTTATCAAGAATGAAAAGGGCGATATAATCGGCGCCATCGGCGTATCAGGAAGCACGGTGGAGAACGATCACGCCGTGGCAGTTGCCGGCGCAGAAGCCCTCTAA
- a CDS encoding helix-turn-helix transcriptional regulator — MRKTIVVCFLIFLSASIAPATGQAQSVIVDSLKTIIDNAGTANGERIEAMERLSKIMAVQNQPEDAFDMLTRAQRLSHGEEDGRYGALVHSALSYLHVQRDSLKLAFPAIDSAEWYASRTGDKVVKGLVRFRRGWLEHIIENTDEAYQDMLEALRLLEGEDTFLYRSNIYHYLAAIQGYWGNTGKQLHYTRLCLDAALKSGDPDAMSNACLSMGASYLYRFRKEPSRRKLLDSASYYNQLVLKLTDSLKKRITLPSTEGIAALNMANLYLEFYPPSYKDSAEVYLKQALAVGREVDNSEIIANSYGILSEYALNESKYGRAEELLLQALDEISGNAGGALVKSRITKALARVAEKSGDAEGALDYYKQYMQHDKALFDEAKLSMTQRLEAQYQSEKQEFALATAEQEAAFSKKLNRYYLILIIAGGLALFFLFRSFRFKLKASRQRDSLRAEEAARLEAERELLQERLNQLEKELLAGTLHVEEKNRLLQHLREKLGSLDSSDPLHRQIDRLIAKNDEVDEGYDNMKTEFAEIRPEFTGGLQQRAENKLTRLDLKYCSYILMGLTNKEIASKLNVDPKSIRMARYRIKQKLKLQKDESLDRFINELASKQDMSA; from the coding sequence ATGAGGAAAACAATAGTTGTTTGTTTCTTAATTTTTTTAAGTGCCTCAATAGCCCCGGCTACCGGGCAAGCACAATCTGTCATTGTTGATTCCTTAAAGACCATTATCGATAACGCCGGGACGGCAAACGGCGAACGCATCGAGGCAATGGAACGCCTTTCCAAAATCATGGCCGTCCAAAATCAACCGGAGGATGCCTTCGACATGTTAACGCGGGCGCAGCGGCTCAGCCATGGTGAAGAAGACGGACGGTACGGCGCGTTGGTGCATTCAGCACTGAGTTACCTGCACGTACAACGGGATAGCCTGAAACTCGCATTTCCGGCCATTGACAGCGCTGAATGGTATGCCTCCCGAACGGGGGATAAAGTCGTGAAAGGGCTTGTACGTTTTCGCAGGGGATGGCTGGAGCATATCATAGAAAACACAGACGAGGCTTACCAGGACATGCTGGAAGCGCTTCGCTTGCTGGAAGGAGAAGATACCTTTCTTTATCGGAGCAATATTTATCATTACCTGGCCGCGATACAGGGTTATTGGGGAAATACCGGTAAGCAATTGCATTATACAAGGCTTTGCCTCGATGCCGCGCTGAAAAGCGGAGACCCGGATGCGATGTCCAATGCCTGCCTCAGCATGGGCGCCAGTTATCTTTATCGTTTCCGTAAAGAGCCATCCCGGCGCAAATTGCTGGATTCCGCCAGCTATTACAACCAATTGGTACTGAAACTCACCGACTCCCTGAAAAAGCGCATTACCCTTCCGAGTACGGAGGGCATTGCCGCCCTGAATATGGCCAATCTTTACTTGGAATTTTACCCGCCTTCGTATAAAGATAGCGCCGAGGTGTACCTCAAGCAGGCGCTTGCTGTCGGACGGGAAGTGGATAATTCAGAGATTATTGCCAACAGCTATGGGATTTTAAGCGAATATGCGCTGAACGAAAGTAAATACGGACGGGCCGAAGAACTATTGCTTCAAGCGCTGGACGAGATTTCCGGTAATGCGGGCGGCGCCCTGGTAAAATCACGGATCACTAAAGCGCTGGCGCGGGTGGCCGAGAAAAGCGGTGATGCAGAGGGGGCTCTGGACTATTATAAACAGTACATGCAGCACGACAAGGCGTTATTTGACGAAGCAAAGCTTTCCATGACCCAACGACTTGAAGCACAGTACCAATCTGAAAAGCAAGAATTTGCCCTCGCAACAGCTGAGCAGGAAGCCGCTTTCTCAAAAAAACTGAACCGGTATTATTTGATTTTGATCATTGCCGGCGGGCTGGCCTTGTTTTTCCTGTTCCGGTCGTTTCGTTTTAAATTAAAAGCCTCCCGGCAGCGGGACAGCCTCAGGGCCGAGGAAGCTGCCCGCCTGGAAGCCGAGCGCGAACTCCTTCAGGAACGCCTGAACCAGCTTGAAAAAGAACTCCTTGCCGGTACCTTGCATGTAGAGGAAAAAAACAGGCTGCTGCAGCACCTCCGTGAAAAGCTCGGGTCGCTGGACAGCAGCGACCCTTTGCACCGGCAAATCGACCGCCTGATTGCCAAAAATGATGAAGTGGATGAAGGCTATGACAACATGAAGACGGAATTTGCCGAAATACGCCCGGAGTTTACCGGGGGCCTTCAGCAGCGGGCTGAAAATAAACTTACCCGCCTTGATCTGAAATACTGCTCCTATATCCTGATGGGGCTCACCAATAAGGAGATTGCTTCAAAGCTAAATGTCGATCCCAAAAGCATCCGGATGGCCCGCTACCGGATCAAGCAGAAACTGAAGCTTCAAAAAGACGAAAGTCTTGACCGGTTTATCAACGAGCTGGCTTCAAAGCAAGACATGAGCGCATGA
- a CDS encoding PorP/SprF family type IX secretion system membrane protein, which translates to MRVRKRYFIILGLIIWGPGIVCGQRTPLFPEYDHNPLIVNPAYAGMTSGSVTSLSHNRYINNMEGAPQSSSLSHHSPLLDGKMGLGAIITNEKIGVTASTSAVAAYSYKLLFGTKRNRSSWNTYAHVFSFGITAGFQRIRDNLLELGVEDDPEFAKNLTETSLVIGAGFLYNKNDFFIGASVPNLLEERAAYGYAGYRFFADQSESVFLKPSALVKYEKGAPVQIDINLAATLNDKVEIGTGYRSTSSLNFLAGVYPIEQLRVIYYYNLGLQNEVLGNNHGIIASFAFGYD; encoded by the coding sequence ATGAGAGTTAGAAAACGCTATTTTATAATTCTAGGTCTTATTATTTGGGGGCCTGGTATCGTCTGCGGCCAAAGAACACCGCTTTTTCCGGAGTATGACCATAATCCGCTTATCGTAAATCCCGCATACGCCGGTATGACTTCGGGATCGGTAACGAGCCTGAGCCATAACAGGTATATCAATAATATGGAGGGTGCGCCTCAAAGTTCGTCGCTGTCCCACCATTCACCTCTATTGGATGGCAAAATGGGCCTGGGAGCAATTATCACCAATGAAAAAATCGGTGTAACAGCAAGCACAAGCGCCGTGGCGGCTTATTCCTACAAATTATTGTTCGGCACTAAAAGAAATAGATCATCCTGGAATACATACGCTCATGTATTTTCTTTTGGAATTACGGCAGGGTTTCAGCGCATTCGCGACAATCTGCTGGAACTGGGTGTTGAAGACGATCCCGAGTTTGCAAAGAACCTTACTGAAACGAGCCTTGTGATCGGCGCCGGATTTTTATATAACAAGAATGATTTCTTTATCGGAGCTTCCGTTCCTAATTTGCTGGAAGAAAGGGCGGCTTACGGATACGCCGGATACAGGTTCTTCGCCGATCAATCTGAGTCAGTATTTTTGAAGCCAAGCGCACTGGTGAAATACGAAAAAGGCGCACCTGTTCAGATCGACATTAACCTTGCCGCAACACTAAATGACAAAGTCGAGATTGGAACAGGATATCGCAGTACTTCTTCCCTGAATTTTCTGGCAGGAGTTTACCCCATTGAGCAATTAAGAGTGATCTACTATTATAACCTGGGACTGCAAAACGAGGTACTGGGCAATAATCACGGCATCATCGCCTCGTTTGCTTTTGGGTATGATTAA
- a CDS encoding helix-turn-helix domain-containing protein: MVKKAQAYLEDNFREKISIEELSQKFAVGRRNFDRRFIKATGNTPIEYLQRVKIESAKKAFEATRKNVNEVMYEVGYSDEKAFREVFKKITGLSPLGYKKKYSKETAVY, encoded by the coding sequence GTGGTCAAAAAAGCGCAGGCCTACCTCGAAGACAATTTTCGCGAAAAAATATCTATTGAAGAACTCTCGCAAAAATTCGCCGTTGGCAGAAGGAATTTTGACAGGCGATTTATAAAGGCCACGGGAAACACACCCATTGAATACCTGCAGCGGGTAAAGATCGAGTCGGCAAAAAAAGCGTTTGAAGCCACGCGAAAAAACGTCAACGAAGTAATGTATGAAGTGGGTTACTCGGATGAAAAAGCATTCCGGGAAGTGTTTAAAAAGATAACCGGCCTGTCCCCGCTGGGATACAAGAAAAAATACAGCAAAGAAACCGCCGTTTATTAA
- a CDS encoding DJ-1/PfpI family protein encodes MKHLTILVPAAQTSFNTFACIGGAYDIFNRANTFRKANGKEPVFHVELAGASEKSEVNNGLLTIKPEVYISSVRKTDLIIIPAISHDFKKPEKENALLASWIEKQYKNGAEVASMCTGAMILASTGLLDGKNCSIHWGSADSLRNLFPKVIVKPDSLITDEHGIYTNGAAIRS; translated from the coding sequence ATGAAACACCTGACCATCCTGGTACCCGCCGCTCAAACCTCCTTCAACACATTTGCCTGCATTGGCGGCGCATACGACATATTTAACCGGGCCAACACGTTCCGGAAGGCGAATGGCAAAGAACCCGTATTTCATGTTGAACTGGCCGGAGCCTCGGAAAAATCGGAGGTTAATAACGGCCTTTTAACGATCAAGCCGGAAGTGTACATTTCGTCCGTCAGGAAAACGGATCTCATCATAATTCCTGCGATAAGTCATGATTTCAAGAAGCCGGAAAAGGAAAATGCCCTGCTGGCAAGCTGGATTGAAAAGCAATATAAAAACGGCGCTGAAGTGGCGAGTATGTGTACCGGCGCGATGATCCTCGCATCAACCGGCCTGCTTGACGGAAAAAATTGTTCCATTCACTGGGGTTCCGCCGATAGCTTAAGAAATCTATTCCCAAAAGTAATTGTAAAACCGGACAGTTTAATAACGGATGAACACGGCATTTACACTAACGGGGCGGCTATTCGTTCTTAA